Genomic segment of Polycladomyces abyssicola:
TTTTTTTAATCAAGCAGCTTTGACGGTCTTTTTAGTATAATCGTATACGACACCCAGAATATCAAAAACTGTTTTTTTCTCATAGCGGTGAGATTTTCGCCCATTCTTTTCTATTAAATAGAAGAGGCGAATCAGAATCTTTGATAACTCTTGGGTGTTTTCTTGTATCGACTGATGAATCAATAAAAAATAGCTTTGAATCATATAGAAGGCCTTGTATTCACTCAACTCTTTACGCTTCTTGCGAAGCAAGAGTTCTCTCATGCGAAACATGGTAGAAGAGCATAAGAAGATAGCGATCAGCTGACCATAGAGATAGCATCCCATTCGTTCATTTTTAATGTCTTTACAGTGATCGATCTTGAAAATCGATTTCCAAGTTTTAAACAGAATCTCGACCTGCCATCTCAGCGAGTATAGGTCATGAACTTGTTCCTTCGGAACAAGTTCCCAAGGGATGTTGGTGATATATGTATTGATTTCAGTCAAACGTTTGCTACGCTCTGAGTATGTCATTCCTTTTTTCTTCTCTTTATAGGCTTGGTCCTTTCTTCTTTTCTTGACTTGTTCTTCCGTTAGTCGATAGAGGATGACTCTAGCAGGTAGTTTCTTGTCCCTGCCGATATAAGCATTTGGAATCTCCAGTGTTTCACCTGGTTGCATGTCATTCATGATCTCTTCTAAATCTAGTAGGATATATTCCGTTTGTTTCTTGATCGATCCATCTTTAAAATACTCGGGAGCTGGATTCTTTTTGTATATCTTGTTATTGAGCTTTAGACGGGACACATAGAAAACACCCCTTTGATCCATCTGATCCAGATCCACGAGTGAGAAGTATCCTAAGTCACGGATACATAGGTCACCAGGTCTAAGAGTATCTAGGCAAGTTGTACCAAATGTTTTATCATTATTTTTTCCAGGTTCCACTTGAAGATTCAGAAACTGACCACTGTGTAACTCATATTCCAATTGAATTTTGACACCTGCTGTATGACCACAACCTCCTGCTCCTGGATAATCTTCCTTAAACGAATCTGGTATTTGAAAGGTCGTCGAATCAAGAATGCGGATACGCTGAAACAGTGATAAAAGCTTGCTTGAAATGGGGGTTATTGATCCTATTTCTGATTTCAACAAAAGAGTAAACAGGCTTTGAAGAAATTTCACTGCATGACTTTTGAAACGTTGATTGAGCCCTTCAGGGCTCATCAGTACTCCATTCGAAGCTTCTAGTTGACTACATAGTTTGTTTAGGGAAGTGCTAGCAATATTTCGACTCACCCAAACACACAAAGTCACTAAGTCTATTGCACGGTATTTACTCTTCCTTTGAACGAATCCCTTTTCTTTTGCCAACTGCTCAAGAGCAGCTGATGATAAATGTTTTTGTAATTCTTCCGCAAATAGGTTTAGTTCATGTTGAATCGGAAGATTCATTGCGAAACGCCATCCTTTCCTATATTCCTATAGAAAGAATAGCGTTTTTCTGATGTTAAGACTATTCTATTTTCTTGGCTTGATGGCGATGGGGTATGGCAACCAAAAGCGAAATATAGGGCCAGATGCAAGGCAGCCCCTCAGCGTCTTCACTTTTCCTCTACTGGGATTATTGTCCCAGGATTCTGTTTATCGCCGTGAATTTATTTCAGGATTGTCCGTATGACCGCTTAGCCGGCCAAGATCCTTGAAGTTTGCAGATTTGTATGATTTGTCCGGTGTGATACGCATCGTGAAGAATGAGACTGTATAACCACATGCCGACAGGGTGTTTCGAAACTTCGCGCTCCAAGTCGTAACTGCTGTACCCAGCAATGATGTTGCGAATCGATTGATGTACGTCGTCCAGTTTCTTAACAGATTCTTCCCAAGCGGACGGTTCCACGGAAGTGACGGCAAATGTGTCGTCGTTTGTCAAGCCTTGAGGATACTCGGTTTCTTCACCCGTTAGAAACTTCAGGAACCATTCCTTGTAAAACGTCAAATGGCGAACGTTCTCCCAGATCGTATGGATCGGCGCGCCTTCAGGCTTCCAATTCGCTTGCTCCGCCGTAACGCCTTTGAGCGTATCGGCCAACGGCGGATACCAGTCTTCTTTGTCGTAACCAATTTCCCATCCGTGCAGTAAAAATGCTTTCTTGTCCATACGATTCCTCCTGAAATAAAAATATGTAACGACTAAAAATTAAATTGATAGTTACAACATAGTATCACATGCGGCCAGAAGGAGTACCCACCGATAAATGTACTCAGATATAGAAAAGTTTATGTCCTAAAATTACATGTATCTCCCCCGAACCCCTATAGAGGCTCAGAATAATTATTTTTGTTTTTTATCTAACTCCCGTGGTGGGGTAGTACCCATGCCCATCAAGCTAAGCAAAATGGATACCCCCAAAACGAGAAAATGAGCTTCTTTGTTACAAGAAAGCCCAAAATTTCGTTCTGGGGGTACTATAAAACTTTAACTTGATAGGCATGGGGAAGGAACAGCTTTCCCTGGCAAATAGAAACCGGCTCCTGATCATGGTTTGTCAGCAATTAGGCGGGTAATTCCCACTGGTCTTACACCCCGACGAAACCGCCGAACAGTTGAATCATCCAAACCGTGATCTTAGACATCAGGTTGAAGTACAACAATACTCCCAATATGACCATCACACCTCCGCCTACTTTCATGATGCGTGCGGAGTGGCGCAGGATCCAACGTGTTCGGCCTAAGAAAAAAGCCATGACAAAAAACGGGATGGCAAAACCGAGCGTGTATGCAGTAATGTAACTCAGTCCCGCACTGGGGTTGGAGGCGGACAGCATCAACACGGAAGCGAAAATTGGCCCGACGCACGGTGTCCAGCCGGCGGCGAAACCGATGCCAATCAACGTGGAACCGAGGTAGCCCATCCTGCGGCTCGAGATTTCCAGTCGTTTTTCCCGCATGAGAAAAGCGGGTTGAAACACTCCCATCAGGAACAAGCCCATCACCGCAATCAATACAGCACCCAGCATGCGGATGGTTTCTTTGTAATCCTCAAAAAACTGTCCAAGCCGAGTGGCTGAAAAACCAAGGGCGTAAAAAATGATGGAAAAGCCCAAGATGAAAAATAATGTGTGTGAGGCCACTGCCCGCCGAACATTGGCCGTCCGATTTTCTCTGAGTTCACTTACCGAGATTCCCGTGATGTAAGACAGATACGACGGATACAGCGGGAGACAGCATGGTGAGATGAACGACAGCGCTCCCGCGCCAAAAGCCAGCCACCAAGACAAATCCGACATTTTCTCATCCCTCCGGTCGGGTTAAAGAGTCCAGTACACGCTTCACTTCCTGCGAAGTGACGGGCCCTGTTTTCTTCCATACGATCACGCCTTTGGCGTCCACGATATAGGTTGTTGGGAGCCCCAAGGCAACATATTTTTCCGTCACTTCTCCCGTCTTGTCTTTCAGCACGGGAAAGGTCAACCCATATTGTTTGAGAAAGCCAGAAACATCGGCTTCACTGCCCTCCTGATACGTGGAATTCACGATAAAAAAGTCCACCCGATTCTTGTATTGCTGGTATATGGATTGCAACGTAGGCATTTCCTCTCGGCACGGTGGGCACCACGTCGCCCAAAAATTGATCAGGGCGGGTTTGCCGTTCCGCTTGGACAGGTCCATCTTATGTCCGTCCAAAGTTGGCAAAGCAAAGACGGGAGCGCGATCGCCTTTTTGCAAACCTGGCTCCTCCTGGGCGGGCGTTTGATTTATCTTTGGCTTCTGTACTTGCGTCGAGGACGATGCTTGCGCCGACTGATCGGAACGATCCTTTTTCCCGCCGTGCCAGAAGGCCCCGATCAGCGCGGCGACGATCACAAGCCCGATCACTCCGTTTTTCCAAGCGTTCGTTTGCCGAGACATCTTTGCGCCTCCTCTATACATCTAGCCTTTGTTACGTGACAGCAGTAAATCGTAGATGCTCACGGGATATCCTCACAAATGGATGCCATGAGAAAAAAGGGGATGGCTCCCCTTAAAAATCGATCATTTTATCCTTGGCGGTCATCTTACCAGCCATAGTCCGTTCAGCGATAAAAGTCCGCTCCATCTCCGCAAACAGCCCCAGTATGGTGACCATTGCTTTGGTCATAATGTCGTTACTCAGTCGAGTATCGATCCCATGACAAAGACTGACTAGATGAATTTCCCAATCTTGAAATAACTCATATGTGCATACCACGTCCGTAATGGATCGAGACAACGACGGTATCCCCCGGCTGTATCAGATCCATCAGCCGGCGAAACTCGGAGCGGTCCGTAATGTTCTTGCCGGATGCTTTCTCTCGGAATAGTTCATCTACCCCGAACCTTTCTAACTCCTTTATCTGAATTTCCAAGTCCTGATGCACCGCGGACACCCGTGTGTATCCATACACTTTTTCTGATGTTTTTACCGAAATGTCCCGACCCGTTCTCTTGTCGGTGTAATGTGTTCTTTGATCGCGATGTGGATGATCTTTTTGATTGAGGGTTTGGGTGCCATTTTGACCAAGGTGATGGAGACTCCCCGATTCCTTCGGGTACAATCTCTTTTTCCACCAGGAATGAAAGGGCGAACCCGTTCCAGCCCTGGGCCAAAGTGCCGACAAGTAGGATAGGAGATGGTGAGAATGAGATCGGATACAGGGACACACGATCCGTTTGAAAAGAGACCTGTAAAACTGTTTTCACTTCATCCGTATCCTTTTGGCGATTTGAATCGTTTATATGGTGTCAAAGGAAAGGAGGGCGATCAAGTGTTTAACACTAATGACTCAATGCGGTCGTCTGAAGGATCTGAATCGGATGTCCATGAACGCCTCTCGACCCTTCGTGACCACTTGCTCCGTTACTGTGAGTTCCTAAGCGGATCCCGTCACGAGGCAGAAGATGTGGTTCAGACGACTCTAATCAAAGCACTTCCGGTCCTAAAAGGGGCAGAAAAGCATCCAAATGTTTCTGCATTGCTACGGCGTATCGCAAAAAACACGTGGCTGGATCACGTTCGTAAACAGAGAAAGTTTCGGCCATACAATCCTATGGAACTGTACGCAGTCTGCGGTTCCATGCCACCAGAGGATCGATTGGAAGTGGAAGCGGCATTACAAGTGATTCAACAACTTACTGCGCAGCAGCGAGCTGTCTTTCTTTTATGTGAGGTTTTCGAGTACACGGATAGAGAAGCCGGAGAACTCCTCGGAATGAACCGAGGTGCCGTGAAAGCGACTCTACATCGTGCGAAAGTACGATTAATTTCTATGAAAGAGCTCCTGCCTGAAAGAGACGACGGCGTGCAGAATGAGATTCTACAAGCGTACGTTGCAGCATTTTATGCAGCCGACATAACGACACTAATGCATCTATGCCAGGGTGGGATACTCGATCCGGTGCATGCAACCAGCAAAGTCCTGACATTCGCTCAAAGACAAACGAATGCGAGAAGGACAAACGGCGGAACTCAGATGTCCATTTTGGCAGCAGCGTAACGTCTGGCATCAAAAGGGGGGCTTGTTTATGGGACTCATTCCGTACGTGATCGAGCAAACCAGCCGAGGTGAGCGAAGTTACGATATCTACTCACGACTTCTGAAAGACCGGATTGTCATCGTGGGCTCAGCCATTGATGATGACCTGGCAAACTCGGTCGTGGCACAACTGCTATTCCTTGCCGCAGATGATCCAGAAAAGGACATTCAAATGTATATCAATAGCCCTGGTGGGTTGGTCACAGCCGGCTTCGCCATCTACGACACGATGCAGCACATCAAACCCGACGTATCCACCATCTGTGTCGGGATGGCGGCGAGCTTTGGTGCCGTTTTACTGACAGCGGGCGCCAAGAGCAAGCGGTTTGCACTTTCAAACAGTGAGGTCATGATTCACCAGCCACTCGGCGGGGCGAGAGGTCAGGCTTCTGACATTAAGATTCATGCCGACTGGATGCTCAAAACTCGGGAGAAAATCAATCGGACCCTGGCGAAGCATACTGGGCAAACAGTGGAACGGATTGCGACGGATACGGATAGGGATCGGTTCATGAGTGCAGAGGATGCGAAGACCTACGGCCTGATCGACGATGTGATTGTTTGATAGACAAATAGAAATGGAGATGCGGATATGCGAATTCTGATTTTGGGCGGCACGGAGTTCTTAGGACGTCACTTGGTTGAAGCGGCACTTGCGAAGGGGCACGAAGTGACGCTGTTTAACCGAGGAAAATCCAATCCACATTTGTTTCCGGACGTGGAGAAGCTGCGGGGCGACCGGGACGGAAACTTGGATGCGCTTCGTGGACGGTACTGGGATGCAGTGATTGACCCGAGCGGCTATGTGCCACGGATCGTTCGGCAATCGGTCCAGTTGTTAGAAGACGCCGTGGGCCACTATACCTTTGTTTCGAGTATCTCCGTCTATGCTGACTTCACCCAGGTCGGTATGGATGAGAACGCATCGGTTGGGAAGTTAGACGACGAAACGAACGAGGACGTAAACCGGTTCTACGGTCCGCTCAAGGCGCTCTGCGAACGTGAAGTTCAATCCGTATTCGGCGAGCGAGCACTTGTGATCAGGCCGGGGCTGATTGTTGGACCATACGACCCTACAGATCGTTTTACGTATTGGGTTCGACGGTTTTCACAAGGTGTAGAGGTTTTGGTGCCGGGGCGTCGGGATCGACCAATTCAATTCATCGATGTTAGGGACTTAGCCAAGTGGATGATCACGATGGTAGAGCGACGGTCAAACGGTATTTTCAATGCAACCGGGCCAAAGGAAAAGTTCACGATGGAAGAGTTTGTTCGTGAATTGGAGAATAGTATCCCATTGTCCGGGAGAGCAACATGGGTCAGTGAAGACTTCCTCTGGGACAAGGGTGTAAAGGAGTGGACTGAGTTGCCGCTCTGGATTTCAGATAAGAAGAATTATCCGGGATTTCTGACGATAAACGTGAATCGGGCGAATGCTCATGGACTGACTTTCCGACCTCTCCTACAAACGATTATGGAAACCCTTCGATGGGACCAGACACGTCCACAGGAGACGGCACTCAAGGCAGGAATGAGTCGTGAACGGGAGTCCGAGTTGTTACGGGAATGGAAGGAGTGGGATGCGAGGTGAAGAACGAAACCAGCTGAAAGTGGTGGCCATCTATGACATCCACGGCAATCTGCCGCCACTATGTGGCTTGGGACCGGATCCTGGATAAGTCGTGGCTTCGTTGACTGGTCAGCCGGATTAGAAAGGGTTAGGAGGCAATCGACGGACACCAAAAACCTGGCCCTGCGTTAAGGGCTCAGGGTTTTTTTAAGAAAAGTCGCATATCGTTGGCCCAGAAAGGATGAATAAGGACATGCCTACCGTGGCAGTGACGAAGGAGAGAAAAAGATGAAAATCAAGCTGATTCGTCATGCGACATTTCAGATCCGATATGCGGGGGTTGAGCTTCTCGTAGACCCCATGTTGAGCAAGGCAGGATCGCTCCCCCCTACAACTAATACCCCCAACCAACGATCCAATCCATTAGTGTCACTTCTACATCCCGATGTGATTTTGCTAACTCATTTGCACCGGGATCACTTTGATGATGAAGCAGTTAATCGTTTGCCTAAGCATATACCCATACTTTGCCAACCGCCTGATCAAGAAAGTCTACATAAGAAAGGATTTATGGATGTGCGGCCAATCAACAAACAAGTTTCTTATAAGGGAATTCGGTTTAGTCGCACAGGTGGTCAGCATGCGACGGGAGAGATCGGGCAAAAGATGGGACCTGTTTCTGGATTTGTATTACAAGCACAGGGGGAGCCAAGCCTGTATCTGACGGGGGATACGATCTGGTGTCCCGAGGTTGAGACAGCGCTTATGACTTATCGGCCAGAGGTGGTCGTCGTCTTTGCAGGAGCGGCCCAATTTCTAACAGGAGACCCGATTACGATGGCAAAAGAGGATGTTCGCAAGTTGCGTCAGGCCGTCCCAAACAGTGAGATCACTGTGGCTCATATGGAGGTGTGGAACCACTGTTTGTTAACAAGAGAGGAATTGAAACGTGATTTGGCTGATCAAGGGTTGATAGAAGGAGTATGGGTTCCTGAAGATGGGGAAGAAAGGGAGTTCTTCAGATAGAGATTCATGTAAAAATCTGGAGCTTTGTTCGAGGTGGTGGATAGGGAGGGCTTATTTCGGAGCTGGTCCTTCAGTGGAGTAGAACGGGTGGCCACGGCGGTGCCGCGATCGGCCGACTTGGCGAGGCTGGGGAGAGGAAGATAAAAAACGGGGTGCTGAATAGGAACAAGTTCTAAGGCGGACATATCCTTCCCGAAAACCAGGCCTTGTTGTCCGTTGAAAATGTGATAGTGACGATATAAGGTGATAGTTGGGGCTGAATGAGGCTTCAACTTTGAAAAGCGAAACAAAAAGCCGGTTCACTACTCTCTTTTAGAGTCCTTCCTTAACGACATAAATAAATGAGATTGAGGGGTAACATAGACGATGCTGAAGAGAAGAACGCCCGCAAAAAAATCTGCTGAAGGAATTTATGTCCTAGACAAGATAAAAATCGGTAAAGTGGATCAATGGGTGATGATCCGTGGAGCAAACAAAACTCATCCGGTTTTGTTCTTCCTGCACGGTGGTCCCGGTGCGGCTCAGATCGGTTTTGCTCGCCCTTTCCAGGAGGCGTTGGAAGAAAACTTTGTCGTGGTTAACTGGGATCAACGGGGGGCGGGCTTGTCCTATTCAAAACAGGTAGCGCGCGAGACAATGAATATCAAGCAATTCCTTTCTGATACATTAGAAGTGGTTGAATGGGTGTGCCAGTCGCTGAAGAAGAAAAAAGTGTATTTAGTGGGTCATTCATGGGGGACCTTGCTGGGAATGCTGGCAATTCAGAAACGGCCTGATTTATTCTATGCATACTATGGAGTGAGCCAAGTAGTGAGTTACTTGGAAAGCGATCGGCTGTCATACAAATATTTGTTAAAGCGGGCAAAAGAGACGAACCATGCAAAAGCGCTCAAACAACTTCAAGCCATTGGAGCTCCCCCTTGGAATAATCTTAGATATGATCGGGTTCATCAAAAATGGATAAACGAATTTGGAGTGGGATTATCTCGCAAACCGGCGATGGTCGGAAACATTTTCATGAAGATACTGCTTGCTCCTGAGTACCGTCTCTTTGACGTTGTCAGGCACCTTTACGGACAATACTTCAGTTTGAAACTGATGCAAGAAGAAATGCGCAATCTCCATTTAGAAAAAGAAGTTCAAAAAGTTCAAGTTCCCGTCATCTTCTGCGAGGGACGTCACGATTATATTGCTCCTTTTGAATTGGCAGAAGCCTATTATCAAAAGCTGGAGGCACCAGAGAAGAAATGGATTTGGTTTGAGCACTCCGCTCACTCGCCCCACTTCGAGGAAGCACAAAAATTTAATCAAGTGATCTTGGAAAAGGCCAGATACCACTAACACTCTAATATTAGTAATGTATTAAGCCTTTTGACAGCTATTCTTTCATTTTTTTACAATCCAAAAGCTTTTGGGGGTCCTGAGCGTGATGTCCTGGGAGCCTATAGGGCCAATTTTTTTAGTCCGGTGACCCCTATTAGATTGTTGCTGATGGGGCTGGAGTGGTGGGTTGGGCCGCCCAGTGCCCTCACAAAGGGGTATCCCAATAGGGGTACACTTATAAGGGTACTGCCAGCAATTTGACAAAATCCTACGCTAAGCAACTGGCAAGAGGCGATTGACACCGATCTCCTAGGCAGATCGGCGGCGAGGCAACGAACCGTCGAGAGCCTGATCTACCCGACATCCAAATTTTGGTTTCGTTACTACTCATAGGCCTACGTACAGCTATATTGGATAGAGATATTATGGTAACATTCGAATAATTAGATGTAATCCTATTTCCAAAAGAAAGGGAGAGTTTCATGAAACAAGTAGTGAAACGCTTCTTCGAAGGTGGTATTAGTGTCGTTCTTCTATTTATTGCAATAGGTACCCTATATACGATGGTAGGTAGCTTATATGGTTGGCCTTCAGTCACGTGGAATGGGATGGAGTTAAATGTGTATGCTCCAACAAATATGGAGGCTGAGTTCCATTGGAATATCCTGTTGCTTGCCTTTTTAATAGGCGGGACGCTGGCAGTGGTACTCCATCGCAGATCAGCGGGAAGCAGTGAAGAAAGTCAATTATGAGGGACGAAGTCGGTACCGATGACAAACCCGATTTATAGGCCGGCACGGTTGGAAGTTCGCTCCCTTTGTGTCACGAGTAGAGGAGCAAGTCGGAAACCGTGTCCAGCGGCATTACGAGATTTTTGTCAACAGCCTCGACGCCGGGGCTCCCGGCGTTTTTTACAAAAAAAGGGGAAATTCGGAGGACACCATGATCGATCAGTTTGAAACCGAACGTATCTTGGCCAGACCCATTCGCGAGAATGAACTGCCCGCCTTCCTCGACGTGATCCGCAGCAACCGCTTTTTCCTGCAAGTGACGGAAGGTTGCCCCGACTACCCCCTGTCCAAGCTGGAGAAAGACTGGAAAGAAGCGAACGAGAACCCAGATGAATGTATGCTAGGCCTGTTTGAAAAGAAGACGGAAACGGCCGCCGGCATTCTGACCTACCTGAAGCGTAACCCCAGGGACGGCTTCCCCTGGATCGGTTTCCTCATCTTCCGGCGGGATCTACACGGCCAAGGCCTGGGCCGTGAAGTCACCGAACACTTCCTGGATCTCGCTCGCCGCCGGTTTGGATGGACCTCCGTCCGCCTCGGCGTCCTGCTCGGCAACCACCCCGCCCAAGCCGCCTGGACCCGCCTCGGCTTCCGCAAGGTGGAGATGAAGGAACTCTTCAACCTGCCGGAAGATCATGCGGGAGAACGGGTCGTCTGGGTGATGGAGCGGGAGCTGATTTCGGGGTGAATCCGGTTTTGATGGAGCCGCGTCGTTTTTGAGACTTTACGGTAAAGTGGAGGGAATTCATACGTAAAGTATTGGAGGAAGCCCTGAATTACATAAGAGCAGGGGACACCCCTTGTATTGCCTAATTCTCCCAGGATTGACGGGCGAATTGTCGGCAGGGTCAGGATCCGGTCCCAAGCCACATAGTGGCGGCAGATTGCCGTGGATGTCATAGATGGCCACCACTTTCAGCTGGTTTCGTTCTTCACCTCGCATCCCACTCCTTCCATTCCCGTAACAACTTGGTGCTGGGATCTCCTGGCCCCTCTTGAAAAGGACAATAAGCACCTCAGAGGCGAAATTTGAAGGGAATCTGAGGTGTTTGTAGGACAATATCTGGTAGATACCTTTATGGAGGAGAGCATGAAGATTATCAAACGTTATGGGGCATTTTTGATCTTGAATGCTGTTTTTCTCTTTATTTCGGGCATTCTTATTAATGCATTTGATTATTTTTATTTCATGCAGCATTTTGAACAGGGGACCGATTATTCACAATATCATGTATATTATCTCATCTTCATAGCCGCTCTAGTGATCTTCTTGATCAATGCTGTGTTTAAATTCCTGCTCAGATCCGAAATCAGAAACTGGATCCTTATCGTGATCAGCATTCTCATTCCCATGATCTCGTATGGTTCATTGGTTTGGACGGCGAACCTTATGTTTTAGCTAATCCTTGGGTAATGGTCATAAACATCAAATCTACGGACAACTGAGATTATGAGCCATTTCGTATTAAGTATTTGCTTAGTTCTGTTTGTTCGGCAGTGATCACCCCCAGAATTTCGAAACGCCCAAAGAGCTCTTGGAAACGGTGAGGATCAACGGTAAGACGATTCGAGATATCTTGCCAAAAGTAGAAGTCGATATGGTGTATTAAAGGAGCATGTCATCTGGGCGTTCGTATCCCCGTACGTAACTTCCAATAGTAAATTGATTGGACATAACATTGTGGATTTTGCCCAGCCTTTATTGCTGGGCTTTTTGGTCTAATTCGAGTCTCAAAAACGATCGTTTTTTGAGACTTCCCAACAGAGCCCCTTGTTGAAAGGAGCCAGTACCCTCAGTAAACCACCGGAAACATCTTCAGTCCTCGCATCCAAAAAGCTGGATCGCCACTCAAGCTGTTTTCGTGGCACGCCAAGCGCAAGACCGGGAATGCGCTTTATAAGGGTGGAAATGGCGATTTTTGCTTCCAATCGGGCAAGCGGAGCCCCAAGGCAATAGTGGATGCCATAACCGAACCCGATATGGGGATTATGCTTGCGGGTGATGTCCAAACGGTTCGGATCGGCAAATTGTCTCGGATCCCGGTTAGCCGAAGCGAGTGCCACAAGCACCATATCGCCCCTTTTGATTGTCTGGCCATGCATGGTGACCTCTTTACCCGCAAAACGGTTGGTGGCAAATTCGACCGGACTGTAATAACGCAAAAATTCCTCCACCGCCGATGGCATCCATTCAGGGTGATTTTTGAGAAGCTCCAATTGCTCAGGATTTTCGAACAAGGCCAACACGCCGTTTCCGATCAGGTTCACCGTTGTTTCATGGCCGGCGACGATCAGCAGGAAAATCATGGCATACAACTCTTTTTCCGTCAACTTCTCCCCTTCGGCTTCCGCATGCACAAGGCCCGAAATCAAATCTTCCGCCGGGTATCGCCGGCGATTTTCGATCAAATCACTTAAGTACGCTACAAACTCTTTGATCTGTGGAACCGCTTGCCGCATCTTTTCCGGATGGTTGGAAGCATCCACGATAGCATTGGACCAATCACGGAACTTCATGCGGTCATCAAG
This window contains:
- a CDS encoding cytochrome P450, coding for MKFRDWSNAIVDASNHPEKMRQAVPQIKEFVAYLSDLIENRRRYPAEDLISGLVHAEAEGEKLTEKELYAMIFLLIVAGHETTVNLIGNGVLALFENPEQLELLKNHPEWMPSAVEEFLRYYSPVEFATNRFAGKEVTMHGQTIKRGDMVLVALASANRDPRQFADPNRLDITRKHNPHIGFGYGIHYCLGAPLARLEAKIAISTLIKRIPGLALGVPRKQLEWRSSFLDARTEDVSGGLLRVLAPFNKGLCWEVSKNDRF